Proteins encoded by one window of Sphaerodactylus townsendi isolate TG3544 linkage group LG02, MPM_Stown_v2.3, whole genome shotgun sequence:
- the CHRM4 gene encoding muscarinic acetylcholine receptor M4 gives MDNFTNDSITENNEVTTKYKTVEMVFIATVTGSLSLVTVVGNILVMLSIKVNRQLQTVNNYFLFSLACADLIIGVFSMNLYTVYIIKGYWPLGAVVCDLWLALDYVVSNASVMNLLIISFDRYFCVTKPLTYPARRTTKMAGLMIAVAWILSFLLWAPAILFWQFIVGKRTVEEGYCYIQFLSNPAVTFGTAIAAFYLPVVIMTVLYIHISLASRSRVRRHKPESKKEKRSKPINFLKSPLVKQTNNNSPKKATEVKEEVKNGKMDEQPLQPSETTGHQEEKETSNESSTVSITQTNKEKQVLDVSTADQGQSPAHPRVNPASKWSKIKIVTKQTGTECITAIEIVPDKEASSTPITLSNSRPANVARKFASIARSQVRKKRQMAAREKKVTRTIFAILLAFILTWTPYNVMVLINTFCNCVPDTVWSIGYWLCYVNSTINPACYALCNATFKKTFKHLLMCQYRNIGTAR, from the coding sequence ATGGACAACTTCACCAATGACAGCATTACTGAAAATAATGAGGTCACTACCAAGTATAAGACTGTGGAAATGGTCTTCATAGCCACAGTGACTGGATCACTCAGCCTTGTCACTGTGGTAGGAAATATCTTGGTCATGCTGTCCATCAAGGTGAACCGCCAACTCCAGACTGTCAACAACTATTTCCTCTTTAGCTTGGCTTGTGCTGACCTGATCATTGGTGTCTTCTCCATGAATCTCTATACAGTATATATTATCAAGGGTTATTGGCCACTTGGGGCTGTAGTGTGTGACCTCTGGCTGGCTTTGGACTATGTGGTGAGTAATGCATCTGTCATGAACTTACTCATCATCAGTTTTGACCGCTATTTCTGCGTAACCAAGCCACTAACTTACCCAGCTAGGCGGACAACCAAAATGGCAGGGTTGATGATTGCAGTTGCTTGGATTTTATCCTTTCTCCTTTGGGCCCCTGCCATATTGTTTTGGCAGTTCATTGTCGGAAAGAGGACAGTTGAAGAAGGTTATTGCTACATCCAGTTCCTCTCCAACCCAGCTGTGACATTTGGCACAGCCATTGCAGCTTTCTACCTCCCTGTGGTCATCATGACTGTACTCTACATTCATATATCACTGGCAAGCCGGAGCCGTGTGAGAAGACACAAGCCTGAGAGCAAGAAGGAGAAGAGATCTAAACCAATTAATTTTCTAAAGAGCCCTCTGGTCAAGCAGACTAACAACAACTCTCCCAAAAAAGCAACGGAGGTGAAGGAGGAGGTGAAAAATGGGAAAATGGATGAGCAACCCTTGCAGCCATCAGAGACTACTGGTCATCAAGAAGAGAAAGAGACCTCCAATGAATCCAGCACGGTAAGCATCACCCAGACCAATAAAGAGAAGCAGGTGTTGGACGTTTCTACAGCTGATCAAGGGCAGAGCCCAGCCCACCCACGGGTTAACCCAGCATCCAAGTGGTCCAAAATTAAGATTGTCACTAAGCAAACTGGCACTGAATGCATCACTGCCATTGAGATTGTACCAGATAAAGAAGCCAGCTCCACCCCAATTACCTTGTCCAACAGCCGTCCAGCTAATGTTGCCAGGAAATTTGCTAGCATTGCTAGGAGCCAAGTGAGGAAGAAACGTCAAATGGCAGCTCGGGAGAAGAAAGTCACCAGAACCATCTTTGCCATCTTGCTAGCATTCATTCTGACCTGGACGCCGTACAACGTGATGGTTCTTATTAATACCTTCTGTAATTGTGTCCCTGACACAGTCTGGTCCATTGGGTACTGGTTGTGCTATGTCAACAGTACTATCAACCCAGCTTGCTATGCTCTTTGCAATGCCACGTTCAAAAAAACCTTTAAGCACCTTCTCATGTGTCAGTACAGGAACATTGGCACAGCGAGGTAA